TATTCTTGGCGGCTAGGCCGAGGCCCGCTGCGTTTTCACCTGTTTGCGATTCCATGCCGCGCGACTCATCTTTCGCTTTGGCGTCGGCCTGCGAGCGCAAGCCGTCGCTTTGGAGCTTAGCCGACTCGGCACCCCAATTCTGCGTGTAGTCGACGATCTGTTGTTGGCGCAGCACCGGCGTAAACGCCATGTCGAGCGCTTCCGGCGTCACATCGCAACGGACGATCAGTAAGCCGTTGTCGGAGTTCGTCGTCGCTTGGGCATGACCCAGAGCTTGTTTCCGCTGTCTTGCGTCGTTCTCCGTCAGGGCCAAGTCCGTCGTTGCGCCGCGCCCCGCCCGATCTACGGCACCGAGTCGCTGGAGTTGACCGGCGTCGAGCCGGCCATCGGGCCGTTCGGTTTGCAACATACGATAGTTGCTGACCAACGACTGGGCGCGCTCGAAATCTTGTCTGACGATTCCTTCCACGGAATCAGGTGCCGGTGCCACGTTTATTTGACTGACTGCGTCCATCGGGCCGGTGGGAGTTCTTGCCCCGCCGGTACCGTCTCCGGCCTTTGCCGCGTGAGGAACCGTGCCATTAAACACGCTGAACATTCCTCCCGCGGTTGCCCCCATCTTGGTCGGCTGCGAAGCGGTCGCCTGTGAAACGGCTGCTTGCGAAACGGCCGCCTGCGAAGCCGACGCGGGAACCGAAGTGACAGCCGGAGCGGAAGCCGCGAAGCCTCCGTTGGCATCGGCCGACGTCACGGCATCGGCGACTTTTCCCGTTCCCGATTTGCTGAGCGCCGGCTTTACGGAAAAGGCATCCCCCTTGTCTCTCGCAGTTCCGTCTCTCGCGTTTCCGATCTCAGGCGACTGCGGCTTGGCGGGTGCCTGGTTCATCGCCAATTGTTTCTCGTCGAGCGGTGCGAAGCCTCGTTGCTCGGCGAACATCAACGCCAAGGCTGCCGCAACGGCCGCGATCGACCACACGATTGGACGCAATAAACGTCGTCGATCGAACGGAGCCGCAATTGAAGCCGCAGTCGCAATCGGAACGGCACGTTCGACGATCGGAGCGGGTGCCGCAGGAGCAGGCAACGGCGTTGGTCCGTTCGAAACACTTTTCGTCGCTTCATCAGGTTGAACGCCGGCGGCAACGCCTCGTAGTCCATCTTCGCCCCGTAAGACGCTCCGTTCGGCGTTGCGCAAGACCGCGGGAACGAATTCATCGCCGAGCGAAAACTTCGGTAGCGACTTCAGCCCCTCACGCAGGCCGCGCAGTTCCTCGAACAGCCGCCGTAAGTCGGGGCGATCGAGCAGCAGTTGCTCGGCTCGCAATCGCTCCTCGCGCGACAATTCGTCGTCGAGATAGGCGCTGATCAGTTCGTCGTCGGGAATCGAGGACATGGGGCGGAAGTCGTCAGTGGTCGGTTGTCGGTAGTGAATCGTTCCATCGAATCTCGTTCGTCGAGTCGTGACGCAAGGTCGCTTGCGGTATCACGAAGCTCTGCATGTCGTCACTCCATTTGCATCGCGGTCTTTAAGTGGTCTTTTAATTGCAATCTCGCTCGATGCAGGCGGCTGCGAACCGTGCCGACCGGCACATCGAGGATCTCGGATATTTGTTCGTAATCGCAACCATCGATCTCGCGCAGCACGACCACCACGCGGTAATCGTGCGGCAGCGCCGCCAACGCCGAGCGGACTTGGCAAGCTCGTTCTTCTCGCTCCAGTCCCTCGTTCGGGCCGTCGTCGCGGCCGAGAGGTTCGATTCCGCTCGACTCGCGAAACTGGTCGATCGAGGCGTGGGTTTTCTTACGTCGTGCCGAGCTGATAGCCGTGTTAAAGGCGATGCGGTAGAGCCACGTATAGAACGCACTTTCACGATGAAACGAGTTGAGTTTCACGAAAGCTTGCACAAACGCATCCTGCGCAGCATCGCGAGCGTCGTCCATCGAGCCGGTTACATGCACAAGTGCCGTATAAAGGCGATCTTGATACTTGGAAACCAATTGCCCGAATGAGGCCGAACGTCCGCTGAGAGCTTCGTCGATAAGTTGGTCATCAGTCACGTTTATTCACACACCGTTTCGACGCGGCGACGGACGCGGAAGTTCCACACGGCTCGGCTTTTCCGTTCGCTTCGGGTACCGCCGAGCCGAATCCGCCTCGGGATTTCGGCCCGATTGCCCTTGTGCTACGGACATCATCCCGAAGGGGAAGGGAAATGTCAAACACTTACCGGAGCATGAGTTAGGGAGTGGGCTTCGCTTGCGTTCGAGGCCAAGCGAAGCCTGCCGGACGCCGTTCGATGTACAGCCAGAGGCAAACCGCCAACCCCAATAGAACGATGCTGATATGTTGCGAAATACTGAGTTGAGTACCGAACATTCCCGGTTCGTCGATCCGAATTTCTTCCAACAGGAAGCGAGAAATCGGATGCACGGTAAGGAAAAGGGCAAACGTTTCCCCGTCGCGCCGACTTAGGGGAGTGAAGGCGAGGAGCAGCAAGGTCGCTAAGAAGGCATCGAATGAAGCATATAACTGTGCGGGATGGATCGGTCTGCTGTGTTCCAACAAGCCCGGCAAAGGCTCGATCGAATACTCGCCTCGATCGGTCGAGATTCGCACAGGAAGATGCCGCTCGGCATAACCGAAGTAGAGGGCCGTTCGAGCCTTTTCGACGCTGTCTACCGGATGACCGTCGATGCTCTTCACAACCTCGCCGACCTTAAGTCCCGCTCGCGCAGCGGAGGATTCGGGATCGACGACCGTGATCGTCGGCACGAGCATGGCGGATTCCTCCCCGCCCAGCGGACGACCAGCGACCATGAAGCCGAATGCGCGGCCTTGTTCCACTTGCCGAATATGCGGCGGCGTGCCGGCCGGAAACTCGACGGCCCAAGGGGCTTCGCAAACGTCGCCGAAGCAGCAGCCGTTGCAGAAGCAACCGATGCGACCGAACGCGAGGCCGAGCATCATGCCCGGTGCCGCCATATCGGCCAATGGCAATAGCGGAAGCTTGTGCTTACGGGCGAAGAAGAGGATCGCGCCGAGCGCGCCGATGAGGCCGCCGAAGACGACGAGGCCCCCTTCGGTCATGTTCAAGACCGCCCCGATCGTTTCTTGGAGCGAATCGCGCTGGAAGCTTTTCCAGTATTCGATGACGTAAAACGAACGAGCGCCGACCATGCCTGCCACGAAGATCCAAAGTGCGAGCGAGTAGATCAAGTCGGCCGGCATTCCCACGCGCGTTCCGCGATACACCGAGAGCGCGACACCGGCGATAATGCCGGTCAACAGCATCACGCCGTAGCCGCGCACGGCGATGCCGATCAACTCGCCCACTTCGTTGCGAAGCATGATCCGCGGCACGACGTAGATCAGCATCATTTCGATCAGCGCCATCACACCGAGCGAACTGACCAGTTCGGCGCTCCAGCCTTGCTTGCGCGAAAAGAGAATCGCGTAGACGACACACCAGACGGCCCAGAGAGCGGCGAAGATCCCGAAGCCGAAGAGTGGAACGCCGCCGATGGACGGGGGAATAACGAACAGCGTTTGTAGCATGAATATCCGCGTGTCGAGTCGATGACGCTATGGGCCGGAGCAGGTATTTTCGAGGCGTCGGCCTATGCCGACGGTTCGAACAGGCAATTGTCGATGAGTCGTGTCTTGCCGACGAAAGCGGCGATCAACGCAACACAGGGTCGATCCAGCGTGGCAGGTTCGCGGAGCGTCTCGGCATCGGCGACTACCGCGTATTGCACACGAATTGCCGGGGTTGCCGCAAGCTCGGTTTGCAGCACATCTCGAATTTTCCAAACATCGCGCTCGCCGGCCTTCGCAATCTGCTCGGCTTTCCGCAATGCCCGACTCAGCGACAACGCCTGCTGCCGCTCCTCGTTGCTGAGGTAAATATTCCGGCTGCTCATAGCCAAGCCGTCTGCTTCGCGCAGCGTCGGGCAGACTCGAATCTCGATCGGCAAATCGAAATCGCGCACGAGTTGCTTGATGACGAGCGTCTGCTGGAAATCTTTCCGACCGAAGAACGCAACGTCGGGCGCAGCCATATTGAACAGCTTCAAGACCACGGTTGCGACGCCGCGGAAATGGCCGGGCCGACACTCCCCCTCCAACGGCTCCGTAATGCCGTGCATTTCGACGAACGTCGCATGACCCGGGGGATAAACGACTTCGGTCGCCGGGGCGAAAATCAGATCCGCTCCATGTGCGGAGACCAGCGCGACGTCGGCCTCGAGCGTACGCGGATACTTGCTGAAGTCTTCCTTGGGGCCGAACTGCGTCGGGTTGACGAAGATCGTCACGATCGTGAAGCCGCATGTGCGTGCCGATTCATCGACGAGACTCACGTGGCCGGGATGCAAGGCTCCCATCGTCGGCACCAGCCCGATCGACCGGCCCGCGGCGCGCGCCTCTTGCACGGCGCGTCGCAAATCGGCGACGTCGTGAACGATGCGAGGTTGTTTGGTTTCAATCATCCGTTCGTTGCCGCCTATCGATTCGATTAACGAGACGCATCCAAAGCCGCGACGAATTCCAGCAACGCTCGTTCACGATCGGAAGTGTCTAAGTCGACCGTCGGCAAGAACTCAATTTCGAACGGCGAAGCTCGGCGAAGCGTTTCGACGGAAATCATAGGAAGTTCGTCTTTCGTTCGAAGCGACGCTAGTAGTTTCGGTTGCAACGACGTGCCGACATGCGTCGTTCCGAATGTCGACGCATCCGCGTCTTGGCAAACGGATTTCCATTCCGAGAGCAAGATCGCACGCTCTTTCTCTTCGAGCCGCCACGCCAGTTCCGCGACTTCCGCTATGATCCAACCGTCGTCGACGATCCACTTGTCGCCGGCCTCGGCGAGCGATGCGCGAATCGCGTCGATTCGTGCATGTAGAAATTTTATCGCGGCGCTTGCTCGCAGACCAGTCGCGTCCTGCGAACTGTCGGGCGCCATGAGTTCGGCGAATGCCGGCACGTCGGCAGCCGTGGCTTCGACGAGCTTCGCCGCTGCGCAGTCGGCGGCTTCCGCCGCGATTTGACTTCGGAAGCCGGGACTCATTCCGACGAAGGCCACGTAGTTCGGCGCAACGTCGAGGTGTCGCTGTAACTCCACGAACGTGCGATGGAGAATCGGATGGCTCGCCGTGGGGGCGACCTCGACGACTCCTTGCAGAACGAACTTGCGAAAGCTCAAGCGAGGATGCGGCACGACGAGCCGCGACGTTGCTTGAACGAGATCGTCGTAGATGAGCAGGTCGAGATCGAGCGTGCGTGGTCCCCAATGCGTTTCGCGCACGCGACCATGCTCGTTCTCGATGTGCTGGAGCACGTTCAGCAGCGCCGTCGGGGGGAGCGTCGTCTCTAAGAGTGCGGCACCGTTGAGAAACGGTTCTTGATACTCCGGTCCGCCGATCGGGCTCGTTTCGTACCAAGTGCTTCGCCGGACGACCCGAACGCCGTTGGTCGCATGCAGGGCTGCGAGCCCGCTATCGAGAGTTGCAGCGCGATCGCCGAGGTTCGAGCCCAAACTGACGATCGCCGTCGGCATCCGATTCGCTCGCGCTACGTGCTTCGTCGTCGTGAAGAAATTACGACGTCGTGAAAAAAGGCCCTGGAGTCATCGTCTTGAAAAAAAGACGTCGACTCAAGGGCCTATTTCATCGATGCGAGCAGGAATCCATTTGCAGTGAAGCACAAACCGCAGCGGAAAATAGTTGGGAGGGGCATCCAGGCCGCGACATAGTCGCCGAAATCGCTCCGTCAGTCACGCCCCCCAAACAATTTCGTACCGTTCCCCGAAGCCGTATCGTTCCCCGAAACTCGGAGTCGATCGCACCGCCTCGGCGAACTCGAAAGGTTTTGCTGACGAGCGAACGCCTGCCGCTGCGAATTCCCTGCAGAGCAGTGCGATGATATTTCGTCGGATTCGTCGCCCCTTTCGTTTCGCATCGATCCTTCGAAGCGAAGCCGCAAGGTTCGGGTGAATCAGCGAGGAAACTCGTCGTCGGCAAATGGTCAAGATGTCGAACTTAGTCAGCTATGAGTTTCCGATCGTGAGATCAGCTACCCGTAGATGAAGAGGGTATTGTGGTGGCGGTCGGTCGCTTGTCAAGCTTGCTAATAATAAAAAACTATTCGGTAGTTCGGTGAAGAATGCTTGCAATTTTCGAGAGCTTCGCTCCGCTCCGTAAATTGCGAACGGGCGTGCGCGCGACCTCGCCGAAGACGTTCGCCTATGAGAAAAAAATAAGCTAGAAAGTGCGGCGATGTTTTAACGCCGGAAGCTGGGCGCGCACTTCTTCAAGCCGCGTACGCGAGATCACGGCCGACGCGATTCCTTCTTCGTCCTCGGCCTGCGCCAGCACGACTCCCCAAGGATCGACGATCATCGAATGTCCGTAGGTCTCCAGGGCCGCATGCTTTCCAGTCTGATTCGAGGCGATGAGAAAACACTGGTTTTCCAGGGCTCGCACGCGGCAAAGCAACTCCCAATGATCGCGCCCCGTCGTCTTCGTAAACGCCGCCGGCACCACGATCAGCTCCGCCGCCGCGTCGGCGAATCGCCGAAAAAGTTCCGGGAACCGAAGGTCGTAGCAGATCGCCAGCGCGCTACGAATCGAATGTTCGTCCGCCGCCGACTGGGCTTCGTCGCGGTGCTTGGCGGGAATCGCAAAGTCGCGCACGACCACGTCTTCGCCCGGCGCGAGCCAAGAGGTTTCGCAATAGGTGAGACGGCCCGGCAGATCGACGTCGAAGAGGTGCAGCTTGCGATAACGAGCAATGCATTCGCCGGTCGCATCGAAGGTGAGGCTCGTGTTATAAGCGCGGGCGGCGTCGGGCGAGCGCTCGCAAAACGTACCGCCGACCAGCACGATGCGGAGCTCACGCGCAAGCTCGGCGAGCCACGTCGAGGTCGGGCCGGGAATGTCTTCCGCTTCGGCAAGCATGCT
The sequence above is drawn from the Planctomycetia bacterium genome and encodes:
- a CDS encoding sigma-70 family RNA polymerase sigma factor, which produces MTDDQLIDEALSGRSASFGQLVSKYQDRLYTALVHVTGSMDDARDAAQDAFVQAFVKLNSFHRESAFYTWLYRIAFNTAISSARRKKTHASIDQFRESSGIEPLGRDDGPNEGLEREERACQVRSALAALPHDYRVVVVLREIDGCDYEQISEILDVPVGTVRSRLHRARLQLKDHLKTAMQME
- a CDS encoding prolipoprotein diacylglyceryl transferase, whose product is MLQTLFVIPPSIGGVPLFGFGIFAALWAVWCVVYAILFSRKQGWSAELVSSLGVMALIEMMLIYVVPRIMLRNEVGELIGIAVRGYGVMLLTGIIAGVALSVYRGTRVGMPADLIYSLALWIFVAGMVGARSFYVIEYWKSFQRDSLQETIGAVLNMTEGGLVVFGGLIGALGAILFFARKHKLPLLPLADMAAPGMMLGLAFGRIGCFCNGCCFGDVCEAPWAVEFPAGTPPHIRQVEQGRAFGFMVAGRPLGGEESAMLVPTITVVDPESSAARAGLKVGEVVKSIDGHPVDSVEKARTALYFGYAERHLPVRISTDRGEYSIEPLPGLLEHSRPIHPAQLYASFDAFLATLLLLAFTPLSRRDGETFALFLTVHPISRFLLEEIRIDEPGMFGTQLSISQHISIVLLGLAVCLWLYIERRPAGFAWPRTQAKPTP
- the panC gene encoding pantoate--beta-alanine ligase codes for the protein MIETKQPRIVHDVADLRRAVQEARAAGRSIGLVPTMGALHPGHVSLVDESARTCGFTIVTIFVNPTQFGPKEDFSKYPRTLEADVALVSAHGADLIFAPATEVVYPPGHATFVEMHGITEPLEGECRPGHFRGVATVVLKLFNMAAPDVAFFGRKDFQQTLVIKQLVRDFDLPIEIRVCPTLREADGLAMSSRNIYLSNEERQQALSLSRALRKAEQIAKAGERDVWKIRDVLQTELAATPAIRVQYAVVADAETLREPATLDRPCVALIAAFVGKTRLIDNCLFEPSA
- the folK gene encoding 2-amino-4-hydroxy-6-hydroxymethyldihydropteridine diphosphokinase; the protein is MPTAIVSLGSNLGDRAATLDSGLAALHATNGVRVVRRSTWYETSPIGGPEYQEPFLNGAALLETTLPPTALLNVLQHIENEHGRVRETHWGPRTLDLDLLIYDDLVQATSRLVVPHPRLSFRKFVLQGVVEVAPTASHPILHRTFVELQRHLDVAPNYVAFVGMSPGFRSQIAAEAADCAAAKLVEATAADVPAFAELMAPDSSQDATGLRASAAIKFLHARIDAIRASLAEAGDKWIVDDGWIIAEVAELAWRLEEKERAILLSEWKSVCQDADASTFGTTHVGTSLQPKLLASLRTKDELPMISVETLRRASPFEIEFLPTVDLDTSDRERALLEFVAALDASR
- a CDS encoding carbon-nitrogen hydrolase family protein, encoding MQSDLIVAAVQMNSGESKPANYAKAESLVRQAVEAGARIVVLPEYFNSLGDRRSMLAEAEDIPGPTSTWLAELARELRIVLVGGTFCERSPDAARAYNTSLTFDATGECIARYRKLHLFDVDLPGRLTYCETSWLAPGEDVVVRDFAIPAKHRDEAQSAADEHSIRSALAICYDLRFPELFRRFADAAAELIVVPAAFTKTTGRDHWELLCRVRALENQCFLIASNQTGKHAALETYGHSMIVDPWGVVLAQAEDEEGIASAVISRTRLEEVRAQLPALKHRRTF